From the genome of Meriones unguiculatus strain TT.TT164.6M chromosome 17, Bangor_MerUng_6.1, whole genome shotgun sequence:
GCACACTCTTGCTGGTGTCTAGGCCTCCCTGGACAGCGCCTTTGGTCACATTCACCGCTCCTGTGAGTCCTGTGGTCACCGTGTCCCTGGTGCCCATCAGCACAACCTTGCTGGTGTCCAGGCCTGTCTGCACTGTCCCTTTAGCCACATTCACAGCACCTGTGAGTCCTGTGGCCACCGTGTCCTTGGTGCCCATCAGCACAGCCTTGCTGGTGTCCAGGCCTCCCTGGACAGCGCCTTTGGCCACGTTCACGGCCCCTGAGAGTCCTGTGGTCACCGTGTCTTTGGTGCCCATCAGCACAGCCTTGGTGGTATCCAGGCCTCCCTGGGCAGCGCCTTTGGCCACATTGATGGCTCCTGTGGCCCCAGCACAGACCGTGTCCTTGGTGCCCATCAGCACAGCCTTGCTGGTGTCCAGGCCTCCCTGGGCAGCGCCTTTGGCCACGTTCATGGCCCCTGTGAATCCTGTGGTCACCGTGTCCTTTGTGCCCATGACCACAGCCTTGGTCGTGTCCAGGCTTCCCTGGATGGTGCCTTTGGCCAGGTTTACTGCACCAGTGACCCCAGCACAAACAGTGTCCTTCGTGCTTGTCAGCACCCTCTGGCTGGTGTCCAGGCCTGTCTGCACTGTCCCCTTGGCCACATTCACGGCCCCTGTGAGTCCTGTGGTCACCGTGTCTTTGGTGCCCATCAGCACAGCCTTGCTGGTATCCAGGCCTCCCTGGGCAGCGCCTTTGGCCATGTTAATGGCTCCTGTGGCCCCAGCACAGACGGTGTCCTTGGTGCCCATGAGGACACTCTTGCTGGTGTCCAGGCCTCCCTGGGCAGCGCCTTTGGCCATGTTAATGGCTCCTGTGGCCCCAGCACAGACGGTGTCCTTGGTGCCCATCAGCACAGCCTTGGTGGTATCCAGGCCTCCCTGGACAGCGCCTTTGGCCACATTAATGGCTCCTGTGGCCCCAGCACAGACCGTGTCCTTGGTGCCCATCAGCACAGCCTTGCTGGTGTCCAGGCCTGTCTGCACTGTCCCTTTAGCCACATTCACTGCCCCTGTGAGTCCTGTGGTCACTGTGTCTTTGGTGCCCATCAGCACAGCCTTGGTGGTATCCAGGCCACCCTGGGCAGCGCCTTTGGCCACATTAATGGctcctgtggtcccagcacaGACCGTGTCCTTGGTGCCCATCAGCACAGCCTTGGTGGTATTCAGGCCTCCCTGGGCAGCGCCTTTGGCCACATTGATGGctcctgtggtcccagcacaGACCGTGTCCTTGGTGCCCATGAGGACACTCTTGCTGGTGTCCAGGCCTCCCTGGACAGTGCCTTTAGCCACGTTCACGGCCCCTGTGAGTCCTGTGGTCACCGTGTCCTTTGTACCCATGACCACAGCCTTGGTGGTGTCCAGGCCTGTCTGCACTGTCCCTTTAGCCACATTCACGGCCCCTGTGAGTCCTGTGGTCACCGTGTCTTTGGTGCCCATCAGCACAGCCTTGCTGGTGTCCAGGCCTCCCTGGACAGCGCCTTTGGCCACATTGATGGCTCCTGTGGCCCCAGCACAGACGGTGTCCTTGGTGCCCATGAGGACACTCTTGCTGGTGTCCAGGCCTCCCTGGGCAGCGCCTTTAGCCACATTAATGGCTCCTGTGGCCCCAGCAAAGACCGTGTCCTTGGTGCCCATCAGCACAGCCTTGCTGGTGTCCAGGCCTGTCTGCACTGTTCCCTTGGCCATGTTCACGGCCCCTGTGAGTCCTGTGGCCACTGTGTCCTTGGTGCCCATCAGCACACTCTTGCTGGTGTCCAGACCTCCCTGGACAGTGCCTTTAGCCACGTTCAAGGCACCTGTGAGTCCTGTGGTCACTGTATCTTTGGTGCCCATCAGCACAGCCTTGGTGGTATCCAGGCCTCCCTGGACAGTGCCTTTGGCCACATTGATGGCTCCTGTGGCTCCAGCACAGACCGTGTCCTTGGTGCCCATGAGGACACTCTTGCTGGTGTCCAGGCCTCCCTGGACAGCGCCTTTAGCCACGTTCACGGCCCCTGTGAGTCCTGTGGTCACCGTGTCCTTTGTACCCATGACCACAGCCTTGGTGGTGTCCAGGCCTGTCTGCACTGTCCCTTTAGCCACATTCACGGCCCCTGTGAGTCCTGTGGTCACCGTGTCTTTGGTGCCCATCAGCACAGCCTTGCTGGTGTCCAGGCCTCCCTGGACAGTGCCTTTGGCCACATTAATGGCTCCTGTGGCCCCAGCACAGACGGTGTCCTTGGTGCCCATGAGGACACTCTTGCTGGTGTCCAGGCCTCCCTGGACAGCGCCTTTAGCCACGTTCACGGCCCCTGTGAGTCCTGTGGTCACCGTGTCCTTTGTACCCATGACCACAGCCTTGGTGGTGTCCAGGCCTGTCTGCACTGTCCCTTTAGCCACATTCACGGCCCCTGTGAGTCCTGTGGTCACCGTGTCTTTGGTGCCCATCAGCACAGCCTTGCTGGTGTCCAGGCCTCCCTGGACAGCGCCTTTGGCCACATTGATGGCTCCTGTGGCCCCAGCACAGACGGTGTCCTTGGTGCCCATGAGGACACTCTTGCTGGTGTCCAGGCCTCCCTGGACAGCGCCTTTAGCCACATTCACGGCCCCTGTGAGTCCTGTGGTCACCGTGTCTTTGGTGCCCATCAGCACAGCCTTGGTAGTATCCAGGCCACCCTGGGCAGCGCCTTTGGCCACATTAATGGCTCCTGTGGCCCCAGCACAGACGGTGTCCTTGGTGCCCATCAGCACAGCCTTGCTGGTATCCAGACCTGTCTGCACTGTCCCCTTGGCCATGTTCATGGCCCCTGTGAGTCCTGTGGTCACCGTGTCCTTGGTGCCCGTGACCACAGCCTTGCTGGTGTCCAGGCCTGTCTGCACTGTCCCTTTAGCCACATTCACAGCCCCTGTGAGTCCTGTGGCCACTGTGTCCTTGGTGCCCGTGACCACAGCCTTGGTCGTGTCCAGGCCTGTCTGTACTGTGTCTTTGGCCATGTTTGCAGCTCCCATAAGTCCTGTGGCCACTGTGTCCTTGGTGTTGGAAAGGACAGTTTTTGAGGTGTCCAAACCTCCCTTGACAAGACCTTTGGCCATACCCACTGCTCCCTTGACACCTCCAGACACTGCCTCCTTAGTTCCCACAAAGGCTGACTGAGTGGCGCCCAGGCCACCCTGGACCATTCCTTTTGCAGTATCCATGATGCCAGCCATCCCAGAAGAGAAGGCATCTTTGCTGCTGGTCACACTGAAGCTTCCCACGTCTTTGTTCCCAGCCGTTGTCTAATAAGGAAGGGCACAGGTCAGCATCTCACAAAAGTCCCTCTAGGGTGGACCCTGTGCCCACACTCTGCATTCAGTGTCCTGCATCCCTGGGACCCAACCAAACAGCCTAGCCTCATCCAGGTGCAGGGTAATGTCTGGGGACCCAGGACACGGCCTCCAAGACTCCATCGCATAAAGATGAACGATCATCTTAGCACTTatgaaactgaggcaggaggattgtcaagGGCTCAAGGGCTGCCTGGGCTatagtgtgagaccctgtctcaaaaaacaaaaacaaaaaccctacttGACAGAGACTCTCTCCCAGACCATTGTCCACTGGTCTATGAAAAACCTCAAGCATTGCCAAGGGCCCACGGGGTCAGAGGACACACTCTTGTCACTTGGTCCTTTGATACAGGATCTCATATAACCCAAAGTTCACTATGTAGCTAGGGAGGTCTACATAGTGGCCAGGGAATGTGGCCCAAGGGACAGTGCTGGATGGTGGAGATGGGTTGCCCCTGAGCAGCTCCAGGCAGATAATTCTTCCCCAGGGAATTCTGGGCATTCCTTCAGACACTGACGCTGTTCAGAAGGAAAGCCGCAGGCATTGAGTGGATGGAGGCTGGGCTCAGGGTGCGCCCCACAGCGTCCACCGAGTGAGCCTGAGCGCTCACTGTGCTTTCCACAGTGCCCTGGGCCTGAGCCCCCAGCTCTTCCCTGCACATACCTTCCTCAGAAACCTACAGCCTATCTAGAAAATAGAGCCGTGCCTCCTGGGGCTGGCGCTGCAGCTCGGCATGGGGCTGCACGTATGGAGTCCCGGCTTTCATCCCCAGCAGCCCGTAAACCAGGTGCAGAGGCACACAAACCTGAAAGTCTTTCTCAAGGGCAGCCCTCAGCTACAACATAAagtacaggccagcctgggctacacgagaccctgattcaggttgttttttgttttcaacaaaaaACACTTTCTTCAAGGTCAGGAGGGTGAATAAAGATATTCCGTGGGTGCTTAATTGTTGCCAACATAGAGGGAATAGCAGGTTGCCAGGGATGTGATTTGACTTGAGTCTCCAGGGTGTGGCCCCAGCATTGCTGGCTGAGAATTTTGGTCCTAGTGGTGCTTAGGGCAGACAGGGATCACAGAAATGAGGGTGGGGTcttctgccttggtttctctgcACCTGTCATGTTGTGTTGTGGGGCACAGTCCCTGTGTCCTCAGGAGCAGGAAAGGACTCATGGTTAAGTTCTGAGCACAGAGCCTTATGTAGGATTGCTGAGAACTTGTGCTCACTTCCCGGATGTGAAAACTGAGGTCCAGGGTGGAGAATGTACTGGGAACCTCCACCCCATGGAAGGAACTTGCACCTCTCAGACAATGCCCAGGTTTCCTGTCCAGGGTCTTCTAATCCAGCTCACCTGTTCAGAAGGCTGGAGCAGGCCTGCGGGACCCACTGCCGTCCCCTGCGGGTTGGTGGAGGCTAGAGAGACAGAGCCAGGTGGGGAGTGAGAGACAGGGCTCCAGTTCAAGCCTGTTGCTGTTGTGCAATTACTAGGCCTGGCCCTAAAGGACAGGAATGTCCCCACTGCAGGCCAGGGACAGCAGGAGGTGGCATCCACAGCAGGAGCTGGGCCCAGCCTCCCTTCCCCACCCAGCCTCGGCAGGAATGGTCCTGTGACACAGGGCCCTGCAGCTAGACCCTGGGAGGACTTTCTGTGCCGGGCTCTAGGTGCTGGACACCCACCCTGCACCCTGTGGGCCATGGAGCCTGCAGTTGGAGAGTGGTGCCTTCCTGCCGCAGCTGCCAGCTGCCTGTCAGGCGTGTGTGACCTTCAAGGCAGGAGGTAGCCTGCTGCAGGCACCCCGGCTGAGTCCCAGAACGCTGTGTGACCCTGGGGCAGCTGCCGGCCCTCTCTGAGTATCTTTGACAAGCTCAGACAGCCTGGTATCCAGTGCCAAGAGCAGAGGGGCCATGGCAGGCtttacactccctcttcccctggcTCTATTGCCCAGTATCTGTGCCTTGGTTTCCCCGTCTAAAGAGATAATACAGACACAAGGTCACCAGGATTGCCACAGGTCCTTCCTGGGCAGTCGCTCTGCCTGGCCCCTCAGTCCCCCATCATTTCCCTTGTGCCACTCACCTGGAGATAGGGGGACTGGAATCCCCGTGGGGTCTGTTGCTAGTTGTGCGTCCTTCGTGGAGCTGTGTGTGGGGGACACCAGGTTCCTGGCAGAGCTGAAGCCAGGCAGGGACCCGAAGAAACTGCTCAGGGTCTGCATGGGGTAGATGGGGGCAGCTTGAGTGGACACTGGGGTTACCTTCCCAGGGTCCCTGGCAGGGTGGCCCTCTGTTCTCTTACCTTGCCTTTGGATTTGGGGGGACCCCTGGTCCCATCTCCTGGAGCTGACATGATGGCAGCCTGTGGGGCTGGAACGGGGCAGAAAGTGGCACATGGTAGGACAACCTCTTGTTCCATCCCCACCCCAAGCCCTACGGAGACCCCCCTTCACCCACCTGGAGGCGCCTGGTGCTGAGTGACGCAGCTGGGCTCCCCTGGACCAGGCAGGGTCCCTCGGAGCAGAGCAGCTGCTGGCAGTGCCTCGGCTCCCAGTTCCCAGGCCTTATAGGGTCTGGGGAGGGTGCGGGCTTGGCCGGCCCAGGCAGGCGGCCagagaactgggaggggaggtgtCACATGCCTGCCGGCCTGGGCCAGTGTGGACCCGGCCCAGCACCTTTCCCCCgctcttcacccaggccaggccGCCTCTGCTCGGTATCCGCCGCAGGCCCAGTGACTCACCGGCCAGCTGGGCCCCCAGGAGACCGCCTGCTCTCTGCCTCTACTTTCCTGAGATGGGACGCCTGACCAGGCACCACTTTGggtctcagtttccccttctAGACTCATCAGCTAGCTTCCTtgcctccctccttccactcttccCCTGCCTGCTCAGCTCCATCTACTCCAGTCACAGGGGCCTCCCCCGACACCTCGGACCCTTTCTTGCCCACAGCCTTTGCACAGCCATGTCCTCTGCCCCAGGTCTTTGCACAGGCCatgctcctgctcctgcctgtTACACCTTCCTCTGGACTCCCACACGGCCTCACCTTCGTCATGCTGTTTACATCCTGCACTAggacagtgcctggcacacaccAGACACTTAGGAAACGCTTGCTAGATGGGGACAACTGAAGGTTCATGTGAGTTTGAAATGAGGTCATAAGTGAGCAGCAGTCATCAACACTACCTTACCACTCCTGGGGCAGAAACATGGTCCCCAAGAGAAGAGTGTGTGTCCTGTGGAGGGCAGTGACACATCCCTCTACTGAAGGGACTTGGCCTGAAATGGGAGAACGCAACCTTGGTGGACCTTGCCTAGctagtgtgtgtgttggaggagcATCCTGGGCCTGGGGCCCCTGATGCCAAATGGGCTGTCAGTGGAGTGGCCGAGCAGAATGAGCACACTCCCACCCTGGCTTAGTACCCCTGGGACAGGGGTCCCAGCTTCAACGATGGAGCACTTAGCTCTGGTGCCAAACTGGGGGAAGAGCTTCGAGGCTTCGTTTCCTCAGGGTCTTGGTTGTATTGTGACAGTTTGGAACAGAAGAGGATGGCCCCCAGCTATTGCTCCCACTGGAGGGTGGCAGGGGCCAGGGAAGAGAGCATAGAATGGGAGCAGTGCAGCTGGCTCCCTCTTCTGCTGCCAGCTCCTACCTGCCCCCAACAATCCacaaggcttcctggaggaggaggcATTGGGCCTGAAGGAGGTTTGTGCCTGTTCTGAGCACTGGGGAGCTATGGGGTCTCCGAAAGTGCCAGACCATCCAGTCCGGGCTCCAGAAAAGCCAGGGGCTACCCTGACCTCACCACACTGGACAGTGGTTTCCCAACATGCTGCCCAGTTCCAGGAGCCAGCAGGGTGGCCAAGAATGCGGGAAGAGGCCGGGAGGGCCCAGTGGGACCCAGCCGGCCTTTGCCCTGCCTTCATCTGCCACGACCCTTCACCAGTGCAGCCTGGGAAGCTGCAGTCTGACTGTCACCTGCAGGTCCAGTGGGGGGAAAAGAGAAGCCACCCTGTGGCacccccttcctctcctgctcCTGAGAGGTTCCCAAAACTCATTCATACTGGCGTAAAAATGGCTTCACTTATGTGGACTGAGGAGGACGAGGTTTGACCCAAGCTACTCCATGCAGCTGGGGAAGAAAAGTACTGTCCCTGAACACTGGCTCAAAACTGTCCCCTCTTTCCTAAAGTCACACTCTGAAAACCCCAAGCACCCAAATTCTAAGACCCACCTCAGACCACAGCAAACATGTTTATTCTGGACCACAAACAGCAAAGCAGTTGGGTCACTCTGGCCCAGCAGGGTTATCTGGACATCTTGGAGTTTGACCAGCCAAAAATGTTGATTTGAGGAGTTCCAAGCACCCGGTAGGTACTGAGGCCACCTGTCTTCCTTGGAGccaacttgcttttgttttttctttgaaacaATCTTGATAAGGCAGctcaagctggcctgaaactcagtcctcctgcctcagcctctcttgtGTCAGCTTTGGATCGTAGGAGAGGGAGAGTCTCCTGTGAGGGGTTGAAAGTCGCCTGCTGGGATCTGGGAGCTGCTGAGTGTGTAACCGCCAGGGGACAGGAGGGGCCTCGATGGTCAGAAGTCCAGCTCTGGCATCAGTGTGTGCTTGACCTGGCCACTCGGAGGCTCGGCCTCTCTTCCCCCTGGGTCTGCGTGTTCAGCCTCCCAGGCCCTCTTCTGGGCTGGCCAGTCCATGTGTGCCCAGCGGGGGTCAGGGTCACCCACCACCTCATCCACACAAGTGGCCAGGTCGACCAGGGGCTCCGGCCGCTCAACCAGGATGGGTGCAAAGGGCCCCACCAGCCAGGGCAGTGGCACAGCCCGCAGGACCAAGTCCAACAACTCATCCACACAGTCATGCGCCCGGGCCACACTGCCCCGGCCCTCGGCCAGAGCAGTGGGCGCCACGTCCCCAAGGCAGCGCGCATCAGCAAAGGCAGCCTGCAGGGCATCCACGCTGCGCTGCACCTCAGCCACCTTGGCCCGGGCACCGGGTGGCAGACCCCGTACACAGCCTGCCAGGGCGTCCACCGCACTCTGTAGCTCCAGGGTCAGGCTGCGAGACAGGGCCAGCGTCTCCAGCTCCACCTGCAAGggcaggcctcagtttccccatgcaTCTAACAGGAATTTGGCCTGCCTTAGTTTTCCCATACATCTAAGGAAGTTTTGGCCTGCCTCAAGTTTCCCCAAGAATTCTAATGTGAAGGCCTTGGCTTGCCTCATTTTCTCCTAAACACAGTAATTTGACCTAAATTTCCCACATGGACATCTAACAGGATTGACCTGCCTCGGTTTCCTCTATGGACAGATAGCTCTGCTATACTTTACCTCATGGATACAAGAGAACATAtgctctgcctcagtttccctcatgGACACCTGACCTGGTGACTGAGAGCACCTGAGCCTGGCTTGTGGCACACAAGGCTCCTGTCCCAGGCCCAGAGTGGTCCTGCCTTCCCCATGGTTCCTTACCTGGCTGTGGCTGCGCCCATTCTCTGGCCATGGGCTCAGGCCCCCCCACAGCTGCTGCTCCTTTGGGGGATGGACAGCAGGGGCGGGGCTCGCCCCGCTCTGCATACAGTGAATCTGTGGGATGGGGACACCAGGAGTCAGGCTGGAGGTGTTGAGGTGAGTGGGCCTGCAGCAGCCCTTGGTGAACACTGTCTGAATGCAGCCAGCCTTGCATTCTGCTGACCAGCCTGCCCCTTCTCCCCTCTGCTCCTCTTGACCCTCGCTGTCACAGCCCTGTCCCCATGGGTCCCTCTGCTCTGCCCCAGTCTTCTGCCTGAAGAAGGCGAATGGACAGTGTGGTACATCCAAGCAGGAGAATAGTATTCATCAGGAAGAGTGGTCCACAAGGTTCAGTGGGTGAGGAGATACCCAGCACAGATCTGCTCCCATGACTCCCCAGcctcacacatacagagacaggaggtgggaggggaggaatgggtGCTGGTCAAGGATGGAATTAATATTGATTATAGACAGAGCCTCCATGTATGGAGACGATGGTGGTGGGACAGCTTTGCGGCTTCCCGAGCGCCAGGCTgccaggcctgcaccaccaggcccCAGTAACCCATAGAGCAGGTGTTTGAAAACAAAGAGATGGGCACTGCAAGATCCGGTTGCCCCATACAGCTGGCGAAGCATGCAGCACAGTGAACTTTCTCAATAAGCGTTTAGTAACCAAACTATGTGCTAAGAGAACCCTCTCAGTTACTGTGGGCGGGCCATGGACAGGCCAGCCAgccacacagtaggtgctcacaAGCCAGGTGTGAGGAGGGCCGTAGGTCTCAGTGCTGTGAGCTCTTACACAGCTTGTGTACAGTCCCGTCCCATCCCAGGACTGAGAACGGGGATCGTCTGGAAGCTTCTGACACACAGGAAACTAAAGGTCACCTGGGTGGAGCATGTGACAAGGCCTAGGCCACGCTGCAAAGGCCCTGCCGCACCAGCAAACAAACTGAGTGGGCATGATATACATTTGctacggaatactactcagccaagAGAGGAAACTCCAACACCTGCTCCCCATGAGTGCAAAACCGCGTGCTTCTGAGTCCTACTCCCAAAAGGTCCCAGACAAAGGCCCTGAGGCAGGGTAGAACCTAGTGTGAGCAAgcaggggcggggtggggggggggcaggagagGGAGGACCCAGACTGTGTCCACCTCTGGTGTGCACTGTGAGGAGGACCTTTCTGGGCCAGCTGAGGGCAGAACCACTTGTGTGCAGCTGCGGATATGAGggcatggggaggggagagaagaacgTGGACTGGGCAAGGAATTTGGAGGCAGATTTGTTAGCAGGTGCGTAGAAAAGATGAAGGGCCCTCTCCCGCACCACGGCCTCAGCTGGGATGGGGACAGAAAGTGAAAAGGCAGCCAGTTTGGGGTGATGGCTGAAATTTGAACTGGAACCTAGGGTGACACTTCCAGATGGGGGAGAGCCCAGCTCTGGTCCACACCACAGCTAGAGTCCCAGGGACAGCCCCACCCACATACCCAGCTAGAGCCCCGCCCACACACCCAGGAGAAGCTCGGCCCACACACCCAGCGAGAGCCCCGCCCACACCCCAGGAGAAGCTCCGCCCACACCCCCACAGCCTTGACCCAACACATGAATAGGTTGCtcaccagctccagggttttctgtatCTGGGCCAGCGTGTCCTGGGTGCGGTTTTTGCTCTGCCTCAATTTCCCCAAAGAGTGTTCATAGGCTAGATGGCGGAGGCGTGCGGACAGGGATCCCAGACGCACAAAGTAGCCCTGTTGCCGCCTCTGCTCCTCCAGGGAGCCCACTTCCGGACCCTCGGCCTCTGCTGCCAGGGCCGCTAAGGACAGGGACACCAGGGGGTTGGCATGGACATAGCTGCCCCCCCCTCCATCCCAGAGCAGCGCCAAGGTCCACTTGTACCTTCCTCAAACCCCATGACCTGctctttatttttgttactttgCCAATGATATCCTCTGACCCTCCCATCCCCCATACCTGTGACACATGAGTGTGCGCTCGTGTGTGGGCAGACACACTTTTGAAAACTATTCTGAAAGGTCTTAGCATGCCAGGGGCAGACCCAGGAGTCAACCCCAGGCCTGATTCTGTCGAACAGCCTCTTAAAAATTAGatcagcaggggctggagagatggctcagaggttaagagcactagctgctcttcaaacggcctgagttcaagtcccagcacccacgtggtggctcccaaccacctaCAATGagacctgatgtcctcttctggcatgcaggcagaatactatataaataataaataaatcttaaaaaaaaaaaaaaaagatcagagccaggcctgggtGGTCATCAGCCAGCAGTTTCCAGGGGCACCAGTTTGAGACTGGTTTGTCACATGTGAAAGtcacctttttttggggggtccgAGTGCCTGGTTTTCTGGGGCGCAGAGAGGTGTGCCGTGCAGCCTTGGGCAAGCCCCGGCCAGGCCGTTCTGATTAGTACCTAGCTCATCCTCAGTCATGGGCAGGAAGTGATCCACCAGCTCCTCCGACTTCACCAGCACCATGTCCATGGCTTGGCTCACGGAGCGTCTCAGCTCCCCGCTCCAACGCCGGCCCCTCCGGGCCAGGTCCACCACACCTGTAACACTATTGGCCACTGCGTCCTTGGCTGATGTCACCACCTGCAGGAGGGGTGTCACTCTGGGCACTGTGGGCTTGTTGCCCCGTTCACCCCCGGCATAGCCCTTGGAACAGAGATTCCCCAAGACGTTTGGACCTCTTCTtagttctgtgcctcagtttcccttcattAAATATGTGGCCCTGATGCTCTCCCCCTCCAGCCAGCACAGCATACAAGTCTGCTTCCCTCCaagtcctccctctctcttcacccTGGGGAGGCAAGGATGGGGGCTGAGGTCACTTCAGCTCCAGTACCAGGTCTGACGGCTGCTGCAGGAAGGGTAGCTTTTCTTCCAGTTTGTCCAGTCCCCTGCAGGCAAGGTCATTCACTGTGGCCactgaagagagagggagagtgatggGACATGTGAAGAGCTATGGGAGGAGGGACATGAGGCCATAGGGGACCTGGGACGTTCCAGCAATTGAACTCAGTCTCCCCTGTGCCCTGCTGGGCCCCTCAGCCCAGCCCGACTCAGGGTCTTGGGAACAACAGAAAAGCTGAGGGCCCGCAGGGATCATGTTCTTCAGTATGCAGCCCGCCACGGGTCTCTGGTCCCCTGTGTGTCTCTGGTCAGTGTGTCCTCTGACCCCGTGG
Proteins encoded in this window:
- the Plin5 gene encoding perilipin-5, which gives rise to MDQRGEDTGVVPRSRVSDDESAQDPGSTLGELGQQNAVKRVVALPLVKATCTAVSGAYNAAKDRHPLLGSACRLAEHCVCSVTTCALDRAQPLLEHLQPQLATVNDLACRGLDKLEEKLPFLQQPSDLVVTSAKDAVANSVTGVVDLARRGRRWSGELRRSVSQAMDMVLVKSEELVDHFLPMTEDELAALAAEAEGPEVGSLEEQRRQQGYFVRLGSLSARLRHLAYEHSLGKLRQSKNRTQDTLAQIQKTLELIHCMQSGASPAPAVHPPKEQQLWGGLSPWPENGRSHSQVELETLALSRSLTLELQSAVDALAGCVRGLPPGARAKVAEVQRSVDALQAAFADARCLGDVAPTALAEGRGSVARAHDCVDELLDLVLRAVPLPWLVGPFAPILVERPEPLVDLATCVDEVVGDPDPRWAHMDWPAQKRAWEAEHADPGGREAEPPSGQVKHTLMPELDF